Proteins encoded by one window of Cystobacter ferrugineus:
- a CDS encoding FAD-binding oxidoreductase produces the protein MSVDWLKQLAAVLPPEGLVTDADVLEAHRRDQADWAPAGVARALVRPSTTAEVQAVLRVASAHRVPVVARGAGSGLSGGANAVEGCLILSLTRMNRILELDRKSLFAVVQPGVLNGALKMAAAEVGLWYAPDPASWEFSTLGGNLATNAGGLCCVKYGVTGDAVLGLEVVLADGSVVRTGGRTVKNVAGYDLTRLFVGSEGTLGIITEATLRLRPRPPKATTLVASFPTLVAAGAAVIDIVADTRPSLLELMDRATVRAVEAHMPLGLDVDAAALLLARSDAGGEQGVAECARMAAVCEAAGATFVIQSSDEAEGESLLAARRFAFLALEKQGTTLLDDVCVPVSRLAELLAAVEHIAAERRVIIGTFGHAGDGNMHPTLVFDRNDADEVARAQAAFDDILRAVLDLGGTITGEHGVGLLKRPFLARQLGAETTRLHHTLKAAMDPLGILNPGKLL, from the coding sequence ATGAGCGTGGATTGGTTGAAGCAACTCGCGGCCGTGTTGCCGCCCGAGGGACTCGTCACCGATGCGGATGTGCTCGAGGCCCACCGGAGGGATCAAGCCGATTGGGCTCCCGCGGGCGTGGCGCGTGCCCTCGTCCGCCCCTCGACGACGGCCGAGGTGCAGGCGGTGCTCCGGGTGGCCTCGGCCCACCGCGTCCCGGTGGTCGCCCGGGGAGCGGGTTCGGGCCTGTCGGGTGGCGCCAACGCCGTGGAGGGGTGCCTCATCCTGTCGCTCACGCGGATGAACCGCATCCTGGAGCTGGACCGGAAGAGCCTGTTCGCCGTCGTCCAGCCCGGTGTCCTCAATGGCGCGCTCAAGATGGCCGCGGCGGAGGTGGGGCTCTGGTACGCGCCGGATCCGGCGAGCTGGGAGTTCTCCACCCTGGGCGGCAACCTGGCCACCAACGCCGGGGGCCTGTGCTGCGTGAAGTACGGCGTGACGGGAGACGCCGTGCTCGGGCTGGAGGTGGTGCTCGCGGATGGCTCCGTCGTGCGCACCGGGGGCCGCACGGTGAAGAACGTGGCGGGCTACGATCTCACCCGACTGTTCGTCGGCTCCGAGGGCACGCTCGGCATCATCACCGAGGCCACGCTGCGGCTGCGTCCCCGCCCGCCCAAGGCGACGACCCTGGTGGCCTCGTTCCCCACGCTCGTCGCGGCGGGCGCGGCCGTCATCGACATCGTGGCGGACACCCGGCCCTCGCTCCTGGAGTTGATGGACCGCGCCACCGTGCGCGCCGTCGAGGCCCACATGCCCCTGGGGTTGGACGTGGACGCGGCGGCGCTGCTCCTGGCGCGCTCGGACGCGGGGGGAGAGCAGGGCGTGGCGGAGTGCGCGCGCATGGCCGCCGTCTGCGAGGCCGCCGGAGCCACCTTCGTCATCCAGTCCTCCGACGAGGCCGAGGGGGAGTCCCTGCTCGCCGCGCGCCGCTTCGCCTTCCTCGCCCTGGAGAAGCAGGGGACGACGCTGCTCGACGACGTCTGCGTGCCCGTGTCGCGCCTGGCGGAGCTGCTCGCGGCGGTCGAGCACATCGCCGCGGAGCGCCGGGTCATCATCGGCACGTTCGGTCACGCGGGGGATGGCAACATGCACCCCACGCTCGTCTTCGACCGGAACGACGCGGACGAGGTGGCGCGGGCCCAGGCGGCGTTCGACGACATCCTGCGCGCCGTGCTCGACCTGGGCGGCACCATCACCGGCGAGCACGGGGTGGGCCTGCTCAAGCGCCCCTTCCTCGCCCGGCAACTCGGCGCCGAGACCACGCGGCTCCATCACACGCTCAAG
- the hflX gene encoding GTPase HflX, translating into MSQSPPERPLAVLVGVQLPNVSDTDHAADLAELGRLVHTLGYEVVATVTQRRDGIAAGTVLGTGKLEELARLTGGRGTVPSGARAHKSKARERWEAEAQEAAEAAAEATPEPPPEAEADEADDATEVEEAGEEHAGPRPTVVVVDHELTPSQLSNLERATGAQVLDRTGVIVDIFHRHARSREARMQVEIARLNYLAPRMRESTGSRERQQGRGSGDSAMELDRRRIRDRLAELRAGLATIQQDQENRRYARRDQLRVALVGYTNAGKSSLMRALTGSEVLVADQLFATLDTTVRALKPETRPRILVSDTVGFIQKLPHDLVASFRSTLDEALEASLLLYVVDASDPTWPAQLEVTRSVLREIGAQGVPSLLLFNKADRLSSEEREALLQQHPEARVLSAHSPDDVAALRQGILEFFERAMIEADLVIPYARQGRISEVYEHARVLSESFDENGRTLRIRALPAAIARLTHAFGT; encoded by the coding sequence ATGTCGCAATCCCCTCCGGAGCGCCCACTCGCCGTGTTGGTGGGCGTCCAGCTCCCCAACGTCTCGGACACCGACCACGCCGCCGACCTCGCCGAGCTCGGACGACTGGTGCATACCCTTGGGTACGAGGTCGTCGCGACCGTGACCCAGCGCCGCGACGGCATCGCCGCGGGAACGGTCCTCGGAACCGGAAAGCTCGAGGAGCTGGCCCGGCTCACCGGAGGCCGCGGCACCGTGCCGTCGGGGGCACGGGCACACAAGTCGAAGGCCCGCGAGCGCTGGGAAGCCGAAGCACAAGAGGCGGCGGAGGCGGCGGCGGAGGCCACCCCCGAGCCACCACCGGAAGCCGAGGCCGATGAGGCCGACGACGCCACCGAGGTCGAGGAAGCCGGGGAGGAGCACGCCGGGCCGAGGCCCACCGTGGTGGTGGTCGACCACGAGCTGACGCCCAGCCAGTTGAGCAACCTCGAGCGGGCCACCGGCGCCCAGGTGCTCGACCGCACCGGCGTCATCGTGGACATCTTCCATCGCCACGCGCGCAGCCGTGAGGCGCGGATGCAGGTGGAGATCGCACGGCTCAACTACCTCGCCCCGCGCATGCGCGAGTCGACGGGAAGCCGTGAGCGCCAGCAAGGCCGGGGCTCGGGTGATTCGGCCATGGAGCTGGATCGCCGCAGGATTCGCGACCGGCTCGCCGAGCTGCGCGCGGGGCTCGCGACCATCCAGCAGGACCAGGAGAACCGGCGCTATGCCCGGAGGGATCAACTCCGGGTGGCGCTGGTGGGGTACACCAACGCGGGCAAGTCCTCGCTCATGCGCGCCCTGACGGGCAGCGAGGTCCTGGTGGCCGACCAGCTCTTCGCCACGCTCGACACCACCGTGCGGGCGCTGAAACCGGAGACCCGGCCGCGGATCCTGGTCTCGGACACCGTGGGCTTCATCCAGAAGCTGCCGCACGATCTCGTGGCCTCCTTCCGCTCGACGCTCGACGAGGCGCTGGAGGCCTCGCTGCTGCTCTATGTGGTGGATGCCTCCGATCCCACCTGGCCCGCCCAGCTCGAGGTCACCCGCTCCGTGCTCCGCGAGATTGGAGCGCAGGGCGTTCCGAGCCTGCTGTTGTTCAACAAGGCGGACCGGCTCTCGTCCGAGGAGCGCGAGGCCCTGCTCCAGCAGCACCCCGAGGCGCGCGTCCTCTCGGCGCACTCGCCCGACGACGTCGCGGCGTTGCGGCAGGGCATCCTGGAGTTCTTCGAGCGCGCCATGATCGAAGCGGACCTGGTGATTCCCTACGCGCGCCAGGGACGCATCAGCGAGGTGTACGAACATGCCCGGGTCCTCTCCGAGTCCTTCGATGAGAACGGTCGGACACTGAGGATCCGCGCGCTCCCGGCGGCGATCGCCCGGCTCACCCATGCCTTCGGGACGTGA
- a CDS encoding DUF1993 domain-containing protein — MSLSMYQASVPVFIHMLDNLSAILGKAASHAETKKIEPDVLLNARLAPDMLPLSFQLRMACESAKYCATQLAGMEPTQQPDTETTFADWQARITKTIDFLKSLDAAQIDGSEERTVIIKMRTQEMRFQGQPFLLTFSLPNFYFHLTTAYAILRHNGLDIGKMDFLGRR, encoded by the coding sequence ATGTCCCTGTCCATGTACCAGGCGTCCGTCCCCGTCTTCATCCACATGCTGGACAACCTGTCGGCGATTCTCGGCAAGGCCGCCTCCCATGCCGAGACGAAGAAGATCGAGCCCGACGTCCTCCTCAATGCCCGGCTGGCGCCCGACATGCTTCCCCTGTCCTTCCAGCTACGGATGGCCTGTGAGTCCGCGAAGTACTGTGCCACCCAGCTCGCGGGGATGGAGCCCACCCAGCAGCCCGACACCGAGACGACCTTCGCCGACTGGCAGGCGCGCATCACCAAGACGATCGACTTCCTGAAGAGCCTGGACGCGGCGCAGATCGACGGCAGCGAGGAGCGCACCGTCATCATCAAAATGCGCACCCAGGAGATGCGGTTCCAGGGGCAGCCCTTCCTGCTCACCTTCTCGCTGCCCAACTTCTATTTCCACCTCACCACGGCGTACGCCATCCTGCGACACAACGGGCTGGACATCGGCAAGATGGACTTCCTCGGCCGCCGCTGA
- a CDS encoding trifunctional serine/threonine-protein kinase/ATP-binding protein/sensor histidine kinase produces MLTIPGYTLRGALKATGTNLLFHALRDADGLPLILKTPVAAVGPRESERYRREFNILQRIRDVRGVLRAHACEQLQDRPSLLLEAVEGEVLSALTGKPFPVLSVLDIAITLTATLAEIHRRGVIHKDIKPSNIILTPTGEARLIDFGTATLQMIEHVDAASTTLIEGTLAYMSPEQTGRMNRSVDYRTDFYSLGITLYELLAGIRPFHGRDALEWFHVHMAVEPQPLTERVADIPPVLSAIVLKLLAKVAEERYQSADGLKADLERCRDNLLRGQHEDFPPGMYDFPTRFQLPQRLYGRDAHAAALLQGFERVARSGWPEFILVRGYSGSGKSAVVHELHKPVVRHRSFFLRGKFEQFQQATPYFTLAQAIRGLTQQLLAGSDESLASWRERLLEAWEGQGQVLVDVVPQLELVAGKQSPVTELSSSEAQHRFNRVFRKFLGLFATSEHPLVLFLDDLQWADPASLQLLHHLLTHADTPPILLIGAYRDNEVGPSHPLARAIEEMRAAGARMRDLHLEPLELEEVRQLVTDALPGAGEELIAPLSALATEKTGGNPFFLLQFLLTLHQDGLLVHASDGTWRWDEDGVRARGYSDNVVDFMVGKLRQFPAGTQHLLRLAACVGNSFPLQMLSVLCGDTQAAELEGDLEPAFQHNLLVRTGGDQGRFSHDRIQQAAYALIDEQERKLVHLRIGRMLLANLSPEVLQEKLFDVVGQLNAGAEFIVDDAERLRVAHLNAEAGRRAKASIALRSAITYFTNAFQLLPGDPWRTEPALAFRIRLEHASCKFMSGNAAGALQLVNGFLGHARTRGDIAAVYCLKTDILIGMGDIQTAVTCLLEGLALLGMPMSPHPTWEEVEAANAEVWALLGDRPIESLVTLPPMTDPDMEAVMNLLGAMYAPAFVTDTHLLILHLCRMTAFSLRHGNTAASVHGYSWYGLVLGSAFKRYPESLAFGQLACDLVESRRFTALRGKALYGLEMISSWTQPLSIALGLVREAFQQALQSSDSQVAGYCCNHIVTDCFLLGRDLEEVYRESVANLHFTRGADFLDSGDIIHFTQRHVQQLRGLTASFGTMSGEDFDEETFEAGLTPQRMSTMRCWYWLIKAQSRYMSGAYQEALECANKSEELSWSSLGHIQLMDLNLFRALALAACCARMTPDKRQQALEEMRRHQRQLAEWAQHCPSTFLAPERLVAAELARLTGQRDEAIQAYEHAVQSAREHGFLQRTALAYELAARFWREQRIPTVAEAYARKAREAYLRWGARGKVQHLESEWPFLATPEAGAQNVSDTSSTQIDALTLVKAQQAISEEIVLERLVASLLRIAMENAGAQRGALLLPQGDKLAIAALSGTVSGQPTTGSTGSYLPWTVISYVKRTREHVLIGDASQPHPFSADAWLEQSHARSVLCLPLLRREEFRGVLYLENTLATNAFTPGRIALLGHLASQAAISIENARLYADVQNVEAALRRSNDELEKHVEERTRELKRAQVRLVDAARAAGMAEIAANVLHNVGNVLTSAVINLQMVREMMNASRLGRLEQVTQLIDEHHDDLGGFFTRDARGVQLPGYLSALSDELQRERASLQEGMAAMDKHLEHIRAIVQVQQTYAHSTLLTEECDLARLVEDALSLQGASLQRHGITVTKELSPVPRVCLDKHKVLQILINLISNAKHAMNPMPEPQRHLRVRLDTEGNTARIQIADNGMGIVPEIRDRLFGQGFTTRAGGHGLGLHSSALEARILGGSISLESEGPGKGATAILTIPLS; encoded by the coding sequence ATGCTGACCATCCCTGGATACACGCTACGAGGGGCCCTCAAGGCCACCGGGACCAACCTGCTCTTCCACGCCCTGCGGGATGCCGATGGCCTGCCGCTCATCCTCAAGACGCCCGTGGCCGCCGTCGGACCGAGGGAGAGCGAGCGCTATCGCCGGGAGTTCAACATCCTCCAGCGCATCCGCGACGTGCGAGGCGTCCTTCGGGCCCATGCCTGCGAGCAGCTCCAGGATCGGCCGAGTCTGTTGTTGGAGGCGGTGGAAGGCGAGGTGCTGTCCGCGCTCACGGGCAAACCCTTCCCCGTGCTCAGCGTGCTGGACATCGCCATCACCCTGACGGCCACCCTGGCCGAGATCCATCGCCGCGGCGTCATCCACAAGGACATCAAACCCTCCAACATCATCCTCACGCCCACGGGGGAGGCGCGCCTCATCGACTTCGGCACCGCCACCCTCCAGATGATCGAGCACGTGGACGCGGCGTCGACCACGCTCATCGAGGGAACCCTGGCCTACATGTCGCCCGAGCAGACCGGGCGGATGAACCGCTCGGTGGACTACCGCACCGACTTCTACTCGCTGGGCATCACCCTCTACGAGCTGCTGGCGGGCATCCGCCCCTTCCATGGGCGTGACGCGCTCGAGTGGTTCCACGTCCACATGGCGGTGGAGCCCCAGCCGCTCACCGAGCGTGTCGCGGACATTCCTCCCGTCCTGTCCGCCATCGTGCTCAAGCTGCTGGCCAAGGTGGCCGAGGAGCGCTACCAGAGCGCCGATGGACTGAAGGCGGACCTGGAGCGCTGCCGGGACAACCTGCTCCGGGGCCAGCACGAGGACTTCCCCCCGGGGATGTATGACTTCCCCACCCGTTTCCAACTCCCCCAGCGCCTCTATGGGCGCGACGCCCACGCCGCCGCGCTGCTCCAGGGCTTCGAGCGCGTCGCCCGGAGCGGGTGGCCCGAGTTCATCCTGGTGCGCGGCTACTCCGGCAGCGGCAAGTCCGCGGTGGTGCACGAGCTGCACAAGCCCGTGGTGCGCCACCGGAGCTTCTTCCTGCGCGGCAAGTTCGAGCAGTTCCAGCAGGCCACGCCCTACTTCACCCTGGCACAGGCCATCCGCGGGCTGACGCAACAACTGCTCGCGGGCAGCGACGAGTCCCTGGCGAGCTGGCGCGAACGCCTCCTGGAGGCCTGGGAGGGACAGGGCCAGGTGCTCGTGGACGTGGTACCCCAGCTCGAGCTCGTCGCGGGCAAGCAATCCCCCGTCACGGAGCTGTCTTCCTCCGAGGCCCAACACCGCTTCAACCGGGTGTTCCGCAAGTTCCTCGGCCTCTTCGCCACCTCGGAGCACCCGCTCGTCCTCTTCCTGGACGACCTGCAGTGGGCCGACCCCGCCAGCCTCCAGTTGCTTCATCACCTGCTCACCCACGCGGACACGCCGCCCATCCTGCTCATCGGCGCCTACCGCGACAACGAGGTGGGCCCCTCCCATCCCCTGGCGCGCGCGATCGAGGAGATGCGCGCGGCTGGCGCGCGCATGCGGGACCTCCACCTCGAGCCACTGGAGCTCGAGGAGGTGCGGCAGCTCGTCACGGACGCACTGCCGGGAGCGGGCGAGGAGCTCATCGCTCCGCTCTCGGCGCTGGCCACCGAGAAGACCGGAGGCAACCCCTTCTTCCTCCTGCAGTTCCTGCTGACGCTCCACCAGGATGGACTCCTGGTGCACGCCTCCGACGGCACCTGGCGATGGGACGAGGACGGCGTCCGGGCCCGGGGCTACTCGGACAACGTCGTCGACTTCATGGTGGGCAAGCTGCGTCAATTCCCCGCCGGGACCCAACACCTGCTGCGGCTGGCCGCCTGCGTGGGCAACTCCTTCCCGCTCCAGATGCTGAGCGTGCTGTGCGGCGACACGCAGGCCGCCGAGCTGGAGGGGGATCTGGAGCCCGCCTTCCAGCACAACCTGCTGGTACGCACCGGCGGGGATCAAGGCCGGTTCAGCCATGACCGCATCCAGCAGGCCGCCTATGCCCTCATCGACGAGCAGGAGCGCAAGCTCGTCCACCTGCGGATCGGCCGCATGCTGCTGGCGAACCTGTCTCCGGAGGTCCTGCAGGAGAAGCTCTTCGATGTCGTGGGCCAGCTCAACGCCGGGGCGGAGTTCATCGTCGACGACGCGGAACGCCTGCGCGTGGCCCACCTGAACGCCGAGGCGGGCCGGCGCGCCAAGGCCTCCATCGCGCTGCGCTCCGCCATCACCTACTTCACCAATGCCTTCCAGTTGCTCCCCGGAGACCCCTGGCGGACGGAGCCCGCGCTCGCCTTCAGAATCCGGTTGGAGCACGCGAGCTGCAAGTTCATGAGCGGCAACGCCGCCGGGGCCCTGCAACTGGTGAATGGGTTCCTGGGCCATGCCCGTACCCGAGGGGATATCGCGGCGGTGTATTGCCTGAAGACCGACATCCTCATCGGCATGGGCGACATCCAGACCGCCGTGACCTGCCTGCTGGAAGGACTGGCCCTGCTGGGCATGCCCATGTCCCCACACCCCACCTGGGAGGAGGTGGAGGCCGCCAACGCGGAGGTGTGGGCCCTGTTGGGAGACCGCCCCATCGAGAGCCTCGTCACGCTGCCCCCCATGACGGATCCGGACATGGAGGCGGTGATGAACCTGCTGGGCGCCATGTATGCGCCCGCGTTCGTCACGGACACCCACCTGCTCATCCTTCACCTCTGCCGGATGACCGCTTTCAGCCTCCGCCATGGCAATACGGCCGCCTCCGTGCACGGCTACTCCTGGTATGGGCTGGTGCTCGGCTCCGCCTTCAAGCGCTACCCGGAGAGCCTCGCCTTCGGCCAGCTCGCGTGCGATCTCGTCGAGAGCCGGAGGTTCACCGCCCTGCGGGGCAAGGCGCTCTACGGCCTGGAGATGATCAGCTCCTGGACCCAGCCCCTGTCCATCGCGCTGGGGCTCGTCCGCGAGGCCTTCCAACAGGCACTCCAGAGCAGTGACAGCCAGGTCGCCGGCTACTGCTGCAACCACATCGTCACGGACTGCTTCCTCCTGGGGCGCGATCTGGAAGAGGTCTACCGGGAATCGGTGGCGAACCTGCACTTCACCCGGGGTGCCGATTTCCTGGACTCGGGCGACATCATCCACTTCACCCAACGCCATGTGCAGCAGCTGCGCGGTCTCACGGCCTCGTTCGGCACGATGAGTGGCGAGGACTTCGACGAGGAGACCTTCGAGGCCGGGCTGACGCCGCAGCGCATGAGCACCATGCGCTGCTGGTATTGGCTCATCAAGGCGCAGTCGCGCTACATGAGCGGCGCGTACCAGGAAGCACTCGAGTGCGCCAACAAGAGCGAGGAGCTGAGCTGGTCCTCGCTCGGACACATCCAGCTCATGGACCTGAACCTCTTCCGCGCCCTGGCCCTGGCCGCCTGCTGCGCGAGGATGACACCCGACAAGCGGCAACAGGCCCTCGAGGAGATGCGGCGGCACCAGCGGCAACTGGCGGAGTGGGCCCAGCACTGCCCCTCGACCTTCCTCGCCCCCGAGCGGCTCGTCGCCGCGGAGCTCGCGCGGCTCACGGGCCAGCGGGACGAGGCGATCCAGGCCTACGAGCACGCCGTCCAGTCCGCGCGCGAGCACGGCTTCCTCCAGCGGACCGCCCTCGCGTACGAACTGGCCGCCCGCTTCTGGCGCGAGCAGCGCATCCCCACCGTCGCCGAGGCCTACGCCCGCAAGGCGCGCGAGGCCTACCTGCGCTGGGGGGCGCGGGGCAAGGTGCAGCACCTGGAGTCGGAATGGCCTTTCCTGGCCACTCCCGAGGCCGGCGCGCAGAACGTCTCGGACACCAGCTCGACGCAGATCGACGCACTCACCCTGGTGAAGGCCCAGCAGGCCATCTCCGAGGAAATCGTCTTGGAGCGGTTGGTGGCCTCGCTGCTGCGCATCGCCATGGAGAACGCCGGGGCGCAGCGCGGCGCCTTGCTGCTGCCGCAAGGCGACAAGCTCGCGATCGCGGCACTGTCGGGCACCGTCTCCGGACAACCCACCACCGGCAGCACCGGGTCCTACCTTCCGTGGACCGTCATCTCCTACGTCAAGCGCACGCGCGAGCACGTGCTCATCGGAGACGCCTCCCAACCCCATCCCTTCTCGGCCGACGCCTGGCTCGAACAAAGCCATGCCCGCTCGGTGCTCTGCCTGCCATTGCTGCGCCGGGAGGAGTTCCGCGGGGTGCTGTACCTGGAGAACACGCTCGCCACCAATGCCTTCACCCCGGGCCGCATCGCGCTGCTCGGCCACCTCGCCTCCCAGGCCGCCATCTCCATCGAGAACGCGCGGCTGTACGCCGACGTCCAGAACGTCGAGGCCGCCCTGCGCCGCTCCAACGACGAGTTGGAGAAGCACGTGGAGGAGCGCACGCGCGAGCTCAAGCGCGCCCAGGTGCGCCTGGTGGACGCCGCGCGCGCGGCGGGCATGGCCGAGATCGCCGCCAACGTGCTGCACAACGTGGGCAACGTCCTCACCAGCGCCGTCATCAATCTCCAGATGGTGCGCGAGATGATGAATGCCTCCCGCCTGGGACGACTCGAGCAGGTCACCCAGCTCATCGACGAGCATCACGACGACCTCGGGGGCTTCTTCACCCGGGATGCTCGCGGCGTGCAGCTCCCCGGCTACCTCTCCGCGCTCTCCGACGAACTGCAACGCGAGCGCGCCTCGCTCCAGGAGGGCATGGCGGCCATGGACAAGCACCTCGAACACATCCGGGCCATCGTCCAGGTGCAACAGACCTATGCCCACAGCACCCTCCTCACCGAGGAGTGCGACCTCGCGCGGCTCGTCGAGGATGCCCTGAGCCTCCAGGGGGCCTCGCTCCAGCGCCACGGCATCACCGTCACCAAGGAGCTATCCCCCGTCCCCAGGGTCTGTCTGGACAAGCACAAGGTGTTGCAGATCCTCATCAACCTCATCAGCAACGCCAAACACGCCATGAATCCCATGCCCGAGCCCCAGCGCCACCTGCGCGTGCGGCTGGACACGGAGGGCAATACCGCGCGCATCCAGATCGCGGACAACGGCATGGGCATCGTGCCGGAGATCCGCGACCGGCTCTTCGGCCAGGGTTTCACCACGCGTGCCGGTGGACATGGGCTGGGCCTGCACTCCAGCGCGCTGGAGGCGCGGATCCTCGGGGGCAGCATCAGCCTGGAAAGCGAAGGGCCCGGCAAGGGCGCCACGGCCATCCTCACGATTCCCCTCTCCTGA
- a CDS encoding SDR family NAD(P)-dependent oxidoreductase, whose protein sequence is MGSLEGKTAIITGGGSGIGFAIAERYAREGAQVVLAGRSPQRLEQAVEKIGRAARGVVTDVADEAQVERLIDSVPRIDLLVTCAGGAVFGPVEQVPRKSWRDLFDARFFGQLSACHHAVPKMPPGSAIVLCSGVAGRAALVNYSGGAALCGAVNAMGRSLAVELAPKGIRVNVLSPGLTRGTDIDWQVPPEKIDAFMSSLMERIPMKRTATAREMADAAFFLATNAYATGVVLDIDGGWTAV, encoded by the coding sequence ATGGGCTCACTGGAAGGAAAGACCGCCATCATCACGGGCGGCGGCTCGGGTATTGGCTTTGCCATCGCGGAGCGCTACGCGCGTGAGGGAGCACAGGTGGTGCTCGCCGGGCGGAGCCCGCAGCGGCTGGAGCAGGCGGTGGAAAAGATTGGCCGGGCCGCACGTGGCGTCGTGACGGACGTCGCCGACGAGGCCCAGGTCGAGCGGCTCATCGACTCCGTGCCCCGGATCGATCTGCTGGTGACGTGCGCCGGAGGCGCGGTGTTCGGACCGGTGGAGCAGGTGCCGCGCAAGTCGTGGCGAGACCTGTTCGACGCGCGCTTCTTCGGCCAGCTCTCCGCCTGCCACCACGCCGTCCCGAAGATGCCACCGGGCAGCGCCATCGTGCTGTGCTCGGGCGTGGCGGGCCGTGCCGCCCTGGTGAACTACTCCGGGGGAGCGGCCCTGTGCGGCGCGGTCAACGCCATGGGGCGTTCGCTGGCGGTCGAGCTGGCCCCCAAGGGCATCCGGGTGAACGTCCTGTCGCCTGGGCTGACACGTGGCACGGACATTGACTGGCAGGTGCCCCCCGAGAAGATCGACGCCTTCATGTCCAGCCTCATGGAGCGCATCCCCATGAAGCGCACGGCGACGGCGCGTGAAATGGCGGATGCCGCCTTCTTCCTGGCGACGAATGCCTACGCCACCGGCGTGGTGCTCGACATCGATGGAGGCTGGACGGCGGTCTGA
- a CDS encoding fascin domain-containing protein, with the protein MSGSPDGQDDVTEAASSALLISGVSFKTVLGNRYVGAQNNGGGAVIATATAAQAWEKFTIDDINGGALESGDSIFISAGTGQYFQAANGGGSTLNAASWNRQGWETFRIVKQSGSGPIANGDIVGLQAVTTGHWVSAENGGGSTVFAYGAAFDTWEQLTISGLSGGTTPPPSGTGCDAPGLVWKTANKTNYTSYPDPGSEECTKYNGCTWAGQFAACSGKKSEAWVAAHNIAAVFPNMNALKLHDICLKSGSKTMVVTVLDTCADSDCSGCCTQNKGNADALIDLESYTNERWGLPDGRIQWADLGPTKGSGCD; encoded by the coding sequence GTGAGCGGTTCGCCTGACGGGCAGGACGACGTAACAGAGGCCGCCTCGAGTGCGTTGCTCATCTCCGGTGTGAGCTTCAAGACGGTGCTCGGCAATCGATACGTGGGCGCGCAAAACAACGGCGGCGGCGCGGTGATCGCGACGGCGACAGCCGCGCAAGCGTGGGAGAAGTTCACGATCGATGACATCAACGGCGGGGCCCTCGAGAGTGGAGACTCGATCTTCATCAGCGCGGGCACCGGGCAGTACTTTCAGGCCGCGAACGGCGGCGGCTCGACGCTGAACGCCGCCAGCTGGAATCGCCAGGGATGGGAGACGTTCCGCATCGTCAAGCAGAGCGGGAGCGGCCCGATCGCCAACGGCGACATCGTCGGCCTGCAGGCGGTAACGACTGGCCATTGGGTGTCGGCGGAGAACGGCGGCGGCAGCACGGTGTTCGCGTATGGCGCCGCGTTCGACACGTGGGAGCAATTGACGATCTCTGGCTTGTCCGGAGGCACGACGCCGCCTCCTTCCGGTACGGGCTGTGACGCTCCCGGCCTCGTCTGGAAGACCGCCAACAAGACCAACTACACGTCGTACCCGGATCCGGGCAGCGAGGAGTGCACCAAGTACAACGGCTGCACGTGGGCAGGGCAGTTCGCGGCGTGCTCGGGGAAGAAGTCGGAGGCGTGGGTGGCGGCGCACAACATCGCCGCGGTGTTCCCCAACATGAACGCGCTCAAGCTCCATGACATCTGCTTGAAGTCCGGCTCGAAGACCATGGTGGTCACCGTGCTCGACACGTGCGCCGACTCGGACTGCAGTGGTTGCTGCACCCAGAACAAGGGGAACGCCGACGCGCTGATCGACCTCGAGAGCTATACCAACGAGCGCTGGGGCCTCCCCGACGGCAGGATCCAATGGGCGGACCTCGGTCCGACGAAGGGTAGCGGCTGCGACTGA